From the genome of Ectobacillus sp. JY-23, one region includes:
- a CDS encoding HNH endonuclease has product MPISKISVPHLEPVQRKREYSLYTDSVRERVVYEYLFNSESHRWIDEHVIGLNPDESRGYQAMGILHFIGLKSVHKGIFSGKDIHEVINILEGQESDFSLVIQCLYRLINQRVQSRSLKEVIVDDIESEKAEEENFYTDGTVKEYYGKRYERNPENRKKAIEIHGLSCVACGFNFEEIYGERGKDFIEVHHVKPLSTIGKEIVINPKEDLVSVCSNCHRMIHRLKDDVLTVEELKLILINQS; this is encoded by the coding sequence ATGCCAATTTCTAAAATAAGTGTACCACATCTCGAACCAGTGCAACGGAAAAGGGAATATAGCCTTTACACAGATTCTGTTAGGGAAAGGGTGGTTTATGAATATCTATTTAATTCAGAAAGTCACCGCTGGATTGATGAACATGTTATAGGTTTAAATCCAGATGAAAGTCGTGGTTATCAAGCTATGGGTATATTACACTTTATTGGGTTAAAAAGTGTTCATAAAGGTATTTTCAGTGGAAAAGACATTCATGAAGTTATAAATATACTAGAAGGACAAGAATCCGATTTTAGCTTAGTGATTCAGTGTCTTTATAGGCTTATTAATCAAAGAGTGCAGAGTCGTAGTTTGAAAGAGGTTATAGTCGATGATATTGAATCGGAAAAGGCTGAAGAAGAAAATTTTTATACTGATGGGACGGTTAAAGAGTATTATGGAAAGCGATATGAAAGAAATCCAGAAAATAGAAAAAAGGCAATTGAAATTCATGGTCTAAGTTGTGTTGCTTGTGGGTTCAATTTTGAAGAAATTTATGGTGAGCGAGGGAAGGATTTTATTGAGGTACATCATGTTAAACCGTTAAGTACCATAGGTAAAGAGATTGTTATTAATCCTAAGGAAGACCTTGTATCTGTTTGCTCGAACTGCCATAGAATGATACATAGATTGAAAGATGATGTATTAACGGTTGAGGAATTAAAGCTAATACTTATTAATCAATCTTAG
- a CDS encoding HNH endonuclease: protein MDVDKYNKSFANQEYVKGRGEETEYYIITAKLGDRRYKLTLLRNHSIIEESYHEGLTAAKNSAFEWLISHDPLIFKLNKATMVHYKEDRPNGNVWVKDTNVELHRNLEAYLKVNNIELKNGTFKNVEVSQGQQTWIFQGNPSIFDINNYISNHKYIWWSLRQEYFADKIQINDNVFLWRSDGGKRGTGGIIAACRIVSLPLEKADDSDAQEYWYTDDWKNAYLAVKLEVLEVRIGAEFISRLSLLEHPILKELLILRLRQQTNYLLSKKHAIELQGLWESKNSFHDELRNQVSSDIEASINLEITDTEKERVIKSRIGQSVFKKALLTREKKCGLCGVSDEQFLVASHIKPWSQSSNQERLDVNNGLLLCPNHDALFDKGYISFGDDGGILISESLNEATKVFLNINEDMRINISESQRQYMNWHCDNVFKANYK from the coding sequence ATGGATGTAGATAAGTATAATAAAAGTTTTGCAAATCAAGAATATGTTAAAGGGAGGGGGGAAGAAACCGAGTATTATATTATTACTGCTAAACTAGGAGATAGGAGATATAAGTTAACTTTGTTAAGAAATCATTCAATTATTGAGGAAAGTTATCACGAAGGTCTAACAGCAGCTAAAAATAGTGCGTTTGAATGGCTTATTAGCCATGACCCTTTAATTTTTAAACTAAATAAAGCAACAATGGTTCATTATAAAGAAGATAGACCAAATGGGAATGTTTGGGTTAAAGATACAAATGTTGAATTACATAGAAATCTAGAGGCGTATTTGAAAGTTAATAATATTGAATTGAAAAATGGTACTTTTAAAAATGTGGAAGTATCCCAAGGACAGCAAACATGGATATTTCAAGGGAACCCTAGTATTTTTGATATTAATAACTATATTAGCAACCATAAATACATTTGGTGGTCATTAAGACAAGAATATTTCGCTGATAAAATACAGATAAATGATAATGTATTTTTGTGGAGGTCTGACGGAGGGAAAAGGGGGACAGGAGGTATCATAGCAGCATGTAGGATAGTGAGCTTACCTCTCGAAAAGGCAGATGACAGCGATGCGCAGGAGTATTGGTACACAGACGATTGGAAGAACGCTTACCTAGCTGTGAAATTAGAAGTTCTTGAGGTTAGGATTGGAGCGGAGTTTATAAGTAGACTTTCCTTGCTTGAACACCCTATCTTAAAGGAATTGCTTATTTTAAGACTTCGGCAGCAGACAAACTATTTATTATCGAAGAAGCATGCAATTGAACTTCAGGGGTTATGGGAGTCTAAAAATAGTTTTCACGATGAACTTAGAAATCAAGTTTCCAGTGATATTGAAGCTTCTATAAACCTTGAAATAACAGATACTGAAAAAGAACGAGTCATCAAGTCCAGAATTGGTCAATCAGTTTTTAAAAAGGCTCTCTTAACAAGAGAAAAGAAATGTGGATTATGTGGGGTTTCAGATGAGCAGTTCTTAGTAGCGAGCCATATCAAACCATGGAGTCAATCGAGTAATCAGGAGCGCTTAGATGTTAATAATGGATTGCTGCTGTGTCCAAATCATGATGCTTTATTTGATAAGGGCTATATTAGTTTTGGTGATGATGGAGGAATTTTGATTTCGGAAAGCTTAAATGAAGCAACGAAGGTTTTTCTAAATATCAACGAAGATATGAGGATTAATATAAGTGAGAGTCAACGGCAATATATGAACTGGCATTGTGATAATGTATTTAAAGCCAATTACAAATGA
- a CDS encoding type I restriction enzyme endonuclease domain-containing protein has protein sequence MRNTAQKGEKHGFTREQYPFYQMLEKEIPPYDDVEDLKALTHLVTDIIQQEAVVEWTNKEDVKREMRKRIKKQLRVSPCPKERLESLTQQLIDLAAVHYKK, from the coding sequence ATGCGAAATACAGCACAAAAGGGTGAAAAACACGGCTTTACTCGTGAGCAATATCCGTTTTATCAGATGCTTGAGAAAGAAATACCCCCATACGACGATGTAGAGGATTTAAAAGCACTGACGCATCTTGTTACGGATATTATTCAGCAAGAAGCAGTAGTGGAATGGACAAATAAAGAAGATGTAAAACGTGAAATGCGAAAGAGGATTAAGAAGCAGCTGCGTGTAAGTCCTTGTCCAAAGGAAAGGTTAGAGAGTCTGACTCAGCAACTAATCGATTTAGCAGCAGTACATTACAAAAAATAA
- a CDS encoding M48 family metallopeptidase: MLLLVLHPITLLEILVHELAHLKYMNHSNDYWSFVGSILPDYGQRKEWLRINGPTLTLE, from the coding sequence TTGTTACTTCTTGTTCTACATCCCATAACCTTATTAGAAATTCTCGTACATGAACTGGCACATTTGAAGTATATGAATCACAGCAATGACTACTGGAGTTTTGTAGGTTCGATATTGCCCGACTATGGACAACGTAAAGAATGGTTACGGATAAATGGTCCTACTTTAACATTAGAATAG
- a CDS encoding DUF3900 domain-containing protein, which yields MDFQINYLSFYVVHVEGKGEQTTKYYKHFQTLDEIEYEASPLKDFLDGELAKIVKRKVERHPKGEQVPTKIGYFITEEGHGLDSNPNFNVFQRVRYATTKEAFQLASEILTSSYTDTSAVRGGVLLVASAKLRKYLDEPFMFIMKCDFEPKVASISDEATLIRNVEMAITTKNMKSIQYPYMPEEGMMEERELKIHQSSHARYFEDFLKFVQYERSMPEIVKNQVMTMVYDRMENVYEEESEERQQFEEAMEIWSASPKREMMEHFSTEEVMEAAAQIVEYAPEVELKLKADHISVKGLLADFGEQIHIAKVNDKYVLMIEADMLTFEKGFSPIEFLKPDELEKVMERIGRKRG from the coding sequence ATGGATTTTCAAATTAATTATCTATCTTTTTACGTTGTTCACGTGGAAGGTAAAGGGGAACAAACAACCAAATACTATAAACATTTTCAAACTCTAGACGAAATAGAATATGAAGCTAGCCCATTAAAGGACTTTTTAGACGGAGAATTAGCTAAGATCGTAAAACGCAAGGTTGAACGGCATCCAAAGGGGGAGCAAGTACCTACTAAAATTGGATATTTTATTACAGAGGAAGGTCATGGATTAGATTCTAACCCGAACTTCAATGTGTTTCAGCGCGTTCGCTATGCAACTACAAAAGAAGCTTTCCAGCTTGCTAGCGAGATTCTCACTTCTTCTTACACAGACACAAGCGCTGTACGCGGTGGCGTGCTGCTTGTAGCAAGTGCCAAACTGCGCAAATACTTGGATGAGCCCTTTATGTTTATCATGAAATGTGACTTTGAACCAAAAGTTGCATCTATTTCCGATGAAGCAACACTGATTCGCAACGTCGAAATGGCCATCACAACAAAAAACATGAAGTCTATCCAATATCCCTACATGCCAGAGGAAGGCATGATGGAGGAGCGTGAGCTAAAAATTCATCAATCCTCTCACGCACGCTATTTTGAGGATTTCTTAAAATTCGTCCAGTACGAGCGGTCCATGCCCGAAATTGTCAAAAACCAAGTCATGACCATGGTATATGACCGTATGGAAAACGTCTACGAGGAAGAAAGCGAAGAACGCCAGCAATTTGAGGAAGCGATGGAAATTTGGTCAGCGAGTCCGAAGCGTGAGATGATGGAACATTTCAGCACAGAAGAAGTCATGGAAGCAGCGGCGCAGATTGTGGAGTATGCGCCAGAAGTAGAGTTAAAACTAAAGGCGGACCATATTTCTGTGAAAGGCTTGCTGGCGGATTTTGGGGAGCAGATTCATATCGCGAAAGTGAATGATAAGTATGTGCTGATGATTGAAGCCGATATGCTGACCTTTGAGAAGGGGTTCTCACCGATTGAGTTTTTGAAGCCGGATGAATTGGAGAAAGTCATGGAGCGGATTGGGAGAAAACGGGGATGA
- a CDS encoding type I restriction enzyme endonuclease domain-containing protein: MDMVMPSPKAQDYIADLQFLVKVRQAAKSRYRMDGMDISDCGEKVKLLIEEHLASVGIDVVHELIDILSNRFEKQIEEMKISEGKAAEMEHAIRHEIRVKLEENPVYYTSLKERLEELLQRRRDRQIDIDE, encoded by the coding sequence ATGGATATGGTCATGCCAAGTCCAAAGGCACAAGATTATATAGCTGATTTACAATTCTTAGTAAAAGTACGACAAGCTGCAAAGTCTCGTTATCGCATGGATGGGATGGATATTAGTGATTGTGGGGAAAAGGTTAAGCTGCTTATAGAGGAGCATCTTGCATCGGTAGGAATTGATGTTGTTCACGAGCTAATTGACATTCTTTCTAATCGATTTGAGAAACAAATAGAGGAAATGAAGATATCAGAAGGTAAAGCGGCTGAAATGGAACATGCTATTCGTCATGAAATACGGGTCAAGTTGGAAGAAAACCCTGTGTACTATACATCCTTAAAAGAACGGCTTGAAGAACTCCTCCAGCGACGGAGAGACCGTCAAATAGATATTGATGAGTAG
- a CDS encoding GIY-YIG nuclease family protein yields the protein MKRDIEELLKKKAYYPLTTPLWNSFQFIQVKPKSNQERQNNLEIIELNVKDKKGIYVYRNEADEVLYVGKGSPLKSRIQSHYNKLSKVNSVSRRDTFFQNDQGVMTIFWLEIEEKEERELTEHLLSYLLNPKYKKWRAI from the coding sequence ATGAAAAGGGACATTGAAGAACTATTAAAGAAAAAAGCATATTATCCATTAACAACACCATTGTGGAATTCATTTCAGTTTATCCAAGTAAAACCGAAAAGTAACCAAGAAAGACAAAATAACTTAGAGATTATAGAGTTAAATGTGAAGGATAAGAAAGGAATTTATGTATATAGAAATGAAGCAGATGAAGTACTTTATGTAGGCAAAGGAAGCCCTCTGAAATCAAGAATACAAAGTCACTACAACAAGTTATCAAAAGTAAATTCCGTAAGTAGAAGAGATACTTTTTTTCAAAATGACCAAGGCGTTATGACAATATTCTGGTTGGAAATTGAAGAAAAAGAAGAAAGAGAATTAACAGAACATTTACTTTCGTACTTGCTCAATCCAAAGTATAAAAAATGGAGGGCAATTTAA
- a CDS encoding recombinase family protein has translation MNIAYIRVSTVEQNEARQVEAMKQYKIDRVYQEKVSAKNADRPKLQEMLDFAREGDTIYVADFSRLARSTKDLLELVERLELKGVQLVSIKENIDTSTATGRLMLKMISAINDFERENMLERQREGIAIAKAEGKYKGRKEVSIPDFDKHYQRYMNREVSKSQLAKELGVSRPTLDKLIKQKNES, from the coding sequence GTGAACATAGCATACATCAGAGTATCGACAGTTGAACAGAACGAAGCAAGACAAGTCGAAGCGATGAAGCAGTACAAGATAGATAGGGTTTATCAAGAGAAGGTATCAGCCAAGAATGCAGACAGACCAAAACTACAAGAGATGCTAGACTTTGCGAGAGAAGGAGATACAATCTATGTTGCAGACTTCTCAAGATTAGCACGCTCTACAAAAGACTTATTGGAACTGGTCGAGCGATTAGAGCTAAAAGGAGTTCAACTAGTATCAATTAAAGAGAACATTGACACTTCAACGGCAACAGGCAGACTAATGTTAAAGATGATTAGTGCTATTAACGATTTCGAGCGTGAAAATATGCTCGAAAGGCAGCGTGAGGGTATTGCGATAGCTAAAGCAGAAGGAAAGTACAAAGGACGAAAAGAAGTATCAATACCAGACTTTGACAAGCATTACCAAAGATATATGAATCGAGAAGTGTCAAAGTCGCAGCTTGCAAAGGAACTAGGGGTATCGAGACCTACACTAGACAAGTTAATTAAACAAAAAAATGAAAGTTAA
- a CDS encoding BRO family protein: MRNIVSTLGGNQQAWFLTEDGLYEVLMQSRKQIAKAFKKGSQTHP; encoded by the coding sequence GTGCGAAACATTGTTTCTACCCTTGGAGGTAATCAACAAGCTTGGTTTTTAACCGAAGATGGTCTTTACGAAGTTTTAATGCAATCACGCAAGCAGATTGCTAAAGCATTTAAAAAAGGAAGTCAAACGCATCCTTAA